A stretch of the bacterium genome encodes the following:
- the menB gene encoding 1,4-dihydroxy-2-naphthoyl-CoA synthase: MSAFPWHIAGEYQDILYHKWNGIAKITINRPEVRNAFRPQTLFDLQHAFLDAREDSNVGVIILTGAGDQAFCSGGDQRIRGDQGYVGDDKVPRLNVLDLQKQIRSLPKPVVAMIAGYAIGGGHVLHVVCDISIAADNARFGQTGPRVGSFDGGFGAGYLARIVGHKKAKEIWFLCRQYDAQQALDMGLVNSVVPLQKLEEETVQWCQEMLAMSPMALRCLKAAFNAETDGEAGIQELAGNATLLYYMSEEAQEGRNAYKEKRKPDFSKFKRLP; the protein is encoded by the coding sequence ATGAGTGCATTCCCTTGGCACATTGCCGGTGAGTATCAGGATATTCTCTATCACAAATGGAACGGCATTGCCAAAATCACGATTAACCGCCCTGAAGTGCGCAACGCATTTCGTCCGCAAACACTGTTTGATTTGCAGCACGCTTTTCTCGATGCGCGCGAAGACTCCAATGTCGGTGTGATCATTCTCACGGGCGCAGGTGATCAGGCTTTCTGTTCCGGCGGAGATCAACGCATTCGCGGCGACCAGGGTTATGTCGGTGATGACAAGGTGCCGCGCCTGAATGTGCTTGACCTGCAGAAGCAGATTCGTTCACTCCCGAAACCGGTTGTGGCCATGATCGCGGGCTACGCAATCGGCGGCGGGCATGTTCTGCATGTCGTGTGCGATATTTCAATCGCCGCCGACAATGCGAGATTCGGTCAGACCGGACCGCGCGTCGGGTCCTTTGACGGAGGATTCGGCGCCGGATATCTGGCACGCATCGTCGGGCACAAAAAGGCTAAGGAAATATGGTTTTTGTGCAGACAGTATGACGCGCAGCAGGCCCTCGACATGGGTCTCGTGAACTCGGTGGTGCCGTTGCAGAAGCTGGAGGAAGAGACCGTGCAGTGGTGTCAGGAGATGCTCGCAATGTCACCGATGGCGCTGCGCTGTTTGAAGGCTGCCTTCAATGCCGAAACCGATGGCGAAGCAGGCATCCAAGAGCTTGCGGGAAATGCAACACTCCTTTACTACATGAGTGAGGAGGCGCAGGAAGGGCGCAACGCATACAAAGAGAAGCGCAAGCCGGACTTCTCCAAGTTCAAAAGACTCCCTTAG
- a CDS encoding alpha/beta fold hydrolase, whose product MLIQTQDFHWRVELSGDPSAPPLVMLHGFAQTLSSFDLLLPFLEERLRIIRVDLPGHGETVVDSHVSLGWSTLTSNLLEVIAQVEPRPAHWFGYSQGGRVALMCALSKPAQFASLALLGASTGIANPDERKHRRESDLLLAQNILRRGMTWFTSYWETLPIFATQKSLPPHIQDHIRRERLKCSPEGLALALKYFGTGTMPDCFNDLAGWEKPLFLAAGEIDSKFVESNANISRVSCARLLRRHTLPGCGHAAHIEQPQQFVNLLVEFISAAEGSST is encoded by the coding sequence ATGCTTATCCAAACTCAAGACTTCCACTGGCGGGTTGAACTTTCCGGTGACCCATCAGCGCCGCCTTTGGTCATGCTGCACGGCTTTGCTCAGACGCTCTCGAGCTTCGATCTATTGCTGCCGTTCCTTGAAGAACGCCTGCGAATTATCCGCGTGGACTTGCCGGGTCACGGCGAGACTGTCGTGGACAGCCATGTTTCGTTGGGGTGGTCAACCCTAACGAGTAATCTGTTAGAGGTCATTGCGCAGGTCGAACCGCGTCCCGCACATTGGTTCGGCTACAGTCAGGGTGGCCGCGTCGCGCTGATGTGTGCCTTGTCCAAACCTGCCCAGTTCGCAAGCCTCGCCTTACTCGGCGCAAGCACGGGAATCGCGAATCCCGACGAGCGCAAACATCGCCGCGAGAGCGACCTGCTGCTCGCTCAGAACATTCTGCGCCGCGGCATGACTTGGTTCACAAGCTATTGGGAGACTCTCCCGATCTTTGCCACACAAAAGTCGTTGCCCCCGCACATACAGGATCACATTCGCAGAGAGCGGCTGAAGTGTTCTCCGGAAGGCCTTGCCCTCGCTCTGAAGTACTTTGGCACGGGAACCATGCCGGATTGCTTTAACGATTTAGCGGGTTGGGAGAAGCCGCTCTTTCTGGCTGCCGGAGAGATTGATTCGAAATTTGTGGAGAGCAACGCGAACATCAGCAGAGTTTCGTGTGCGCGGCTGCTTCGACGACACACACTGCCGGGATGCGGACACGCGGCACACATCGAACAGCCGCAACAATTCGTTAATCTGTTAGTTGAATTCATATCTGCAGCGGAAGGATCTTCGACATGA
- the menD gene encoding 2-succinyl-5-enolpyruvyl-6-hydroxy-3-cyclohexene-1-carboxylic-acid synthase, whose protein sequence is MNIPNPNYLQAELLCAQLIAAGIRHVVISPGSRSTPLARTAALNEQFTCHVFTDERVAGFYALGLVKGGGNPSALICTSGTAAAHYYPAVIEAAQAGYPLVVLTADRPRALRNTGAPQTIDQTAIFGRYARMALDLSEPQADAKSMREMLYWVRHALTAMLSAPQGPIQINVPTDEPLAPLQQDIESCNRAFAEIVSEISAIEVLQPPSSDADAKLIRKIESSWCGLIVCGPDSARTPAEREAIHTLARKLGWPMFADVASGLRFSGEPNLPLYDLFLRHDGLNALAPDLVIEFGGYPTSKTLNQYLNRHRAQTIRVQRDSLPRDPDERAAHVLTGDVAQFLHNLILKVKVSRDSFLLDPLWRTAGAARALCRAEKFDAECEAAFVVAALDSLPDKSNLVLASSMPIRYADMLAEPMGKIIHVYAQRSTNGIDGVLSQAAGIAVSSGRPTLLICGDLAFLHDLGGLQAARKALNLNVLLLNNNGGGIFHFLPISSYSDTFEKIHGTPVDVNLSAAEKLFNIAWSTCRMPEELAARLDWTGGTTRIIEVQTERERNRTLYDATVARLLRSLK, encoded by the coding sequence GTGAACATCCCCAATCCGAACTATCTGCAAGCCGAGTTGCTCTGCGCGCAGCTCATTGCCGCCGGCATTCGGCATGTTGTTATCTCGCCCGGATCCCGATCTACGCCTCTCGCGCGCACCGCAGCGTTGAATGAGCAGTTTACATGTCATGTGTTTACCGACGAACGGGTGGCAGGTTTCTATGCACTCGGACTTGTCAAGGGAGGTGGTAACCCCTCTGCTCTGATCTGCACGTCGGGCACTGCCGCCGCGCATTACTATCCGGCTGTGATTGAAGCAGCACAAGCCGGTTATCCGCTCGTTGTGCTGACCGCCGACCGCCCGCGTGCGCTGCGCAATACAGGTGCTCCACAGACGATTGATCAGACCGCGATCTTTGGAAGATACGCGCGCATGGCGCTGGACCTATCCGAACCGCAGGCCGATGCGAAGTCAATGCGGGAGATGCTCTACTGGGTTCGGCACGCATTGACGGCCATGCTCTCCGCGCCGCAGGGACCGATTCAGATAAACGTGCCGACGGACGAGCCGCTCGCTCCACTTCAACAGGACATCGAGTCCTGCAATCGAGCTTTCGCGGAGATCGTAAGTGAGATTTCCGCAATTGAAGTTCTTCAGCCGCCGAGCAGCGATGCCGATGCAAAGTTGATTAGGAAGATTGAGAGCAGCTGGTGCGGCTTGATTGTCTGCGGTCCCGATTCGGCACGCACACCCGCTGAACGTGAGGCAATCCATACGCTGGCTCGCAAGCTCGGTTGGCCGATGTTCGCTGACGTTGCGTCGGGCTTGCGCTTCTCGGGTGAACCAAATCTGCCGCTTTACGATCTCTTTCTCCGCCACGATGGACTAAACGCGTTGGCACCGGATCTTGTCATCGAATTTGGTGGCTATCCAACCAGCAAAACGCTCAATCAGTATCTGAATCGTCATCGCGCGCAAACAATTCGCGTTCAACGGGATTCGTTGCCGCGCGATCCTGACGAACGTGCGGCACACGTGCTGACGGGCGACGTCGCTCAGTTCCTGCACAATCTGATTCTGAAAGTCAAAGTTTCGCGTGATTCGTTCCTGCTTGACCCGCTATGGCGAACCGCGGGTGCCGCCCGCGCGTTGTGCAGAGCGGAGAAGTTCGATGCGGAGTGCGAAGCTGCGTTTGTCGTAGCGGCACTTGATTCACTTCCCGACAAGAGCAACCTCGTGCTGGCCTCGAGCATGCCGATCCGCTATGCGGACATGCTCGCAGAGCCGATGGGCAAGATCATTCACGTCTATGCGCAGCGCAGCACCAACGGAATAGACGGGGTGCTGTCACAAGCGGCAGGGATTGCAGTGAGTAGCGGTCGTCCAACCCTTTTGATTTGCGGCGATCTGGCTTTTCTGCATGACCTTGGTGGATTACAGGCGGCACGCAAGGCACTCAACCTTAATGTCCTCCTTCTCAACAACAACGGAGGCGGCATCTTCCATTTTCTGCCGATCTCCAGCTATTCCGACACTTTCGAAAAAATCCACGGAACTCCCGTTGATGTTAACCTCTCTGCCGCTGAGAAGCTCTTCAACATTGCTTGGAGCACCTGCAGGATGCCTGAGGAACTTGCCGCTCGATTAGATTGGACAGGCGGTACAACCCGAATTATTGAGGTGCAAACGGAACGCGAACGTAACCGGACGCTTTATGACGCGACCGTTGCGCGGCTTCTCCGGTCGCTTAAGTAA
- a CDS encoding chorismate-binding protein, whose amino-acid sequence MTKADTRDILHEAAGRVMSDQATLLMRPRGEEHVWCAGGVAKSGTSIHELLQWRDSSSIIPVCFRIDYSGALRYVWHPSWMVEVSGDAVRFSGDEIPGFNVLGSGAEVSPDPPIETDCFPLENWSRAVEKIRYEIESGFISKAVLSRQIEMVGMQAWSVHELVTRLLKHSSGTSIFAHAFRDDKIWIGASPEILFQREGRVVKVDSLAGTRQTLFEGHAFSEKDRAEQQVVTEFVRTCLEPLCQHLTISPLGERRADNLEHVYCQLVGVLRDGVTDDDLISTLHPTPAVCGTPRDLAADLIQELEPRPRELYSGVLGFSNGHTTTAIVVLRCAMLDRNHARLFGGAGIVANSNAEQEYAECGWKMDVMRRTLLDLL is encoded by the coding sequence TTGACCAAAGCAGACACCAGAGATATTCTGCATGAGGCAGCCGGGCGGGTCATGTCCGACCAGGCAACGCTGCTCATGCGTCCACGTGGCGAAGAGCACGTGTGGTGTGCTGGAGGAGTCGCCAAGTCCGGCACGTCCATCCATGAACTGCTCCAATGGCGTGACTCAAGCTCTATTATTCCGGTCTGCTTCCGGATAGACTATAGCGGGGCGCTCCGCTATGTCTGGCATCCGAGTTGGATGGTAGAGGTGAGTGGTGACGCTGTACGCTTCAGCGGCGATGAGATTCCGGGCTTCAACGTCCTCGGAAGCGGGGCGGAGGTGTCCCCTGATCCACCGATAGAAACCGATTGTTTCCCGCTTGAAAACTGGTCGCGTGCGGTCGAAAAGATTCGCTACGAGATTGAATCGGGCTTCATCAGCAAGGCTGTGCTAAGCCGCCAAATCGAAATGGTCGGCATGCAGGCGTGGTCCGTTCATGAACTGGTGACTCGTCTCCTGAAGCACTCGTCGGGAACCTCCATCTTTGCGCACGCTTTCCGTGACGATAAGATCTGGATCGGCGCATCTCCCGAGATCCTATTTCAACGCGAAGGTCGAGTCGTCAAAGTTGACAGTCTGGCCGGAACGCGGCAGACTCTCTTTGAAGGTCATGCCTTTTCCGAAAAAGACCGCGCCGAACAGCAAGTTGTCACGGAATTCGTGAGAACCTGCCTTGAACCTCTGTGTCAGCATCTGACCATTTCCCCGCTTGGTGAACGCCGTGCGGATAATCTTGAGCACGTCTACTGCCAGCTCGTCGGTGTGTTGCGGGACGGTGTCACGGATGACGACTTAATTTCGACTTTGCATCCCACACCGGCCGTGTGCGGCACTCCGCGTGATCTTGCCGCGGATCTCATTCAAGAACTCGAACCGCGTCCGCGAGAACTCTACAGCGGAGTGCTCGGATTCAGCAACGGACATACCACGACCGCAATTGTCGTGCTGCGCTGTGCGATGCTGGATCGCAACCATGCGCGGCTCTTCGGTGGCGCGGGAATCGTGGCGAATTCGAATGCCGAGCAGGAGTATGCCGAGTGCGGGTGGAAGATGGATGTGATGCGCCGAACGCTGCTTGATCTACTGTGA
- a CDS encoding 2-isopropylmalate synthase: MPRPVHFYDTTLRDGEQTPFVVFSVEQKLKIARALADLGIDVIEAGFPAAAESEQEAIRRIAAELPQTVIAGLARCRKSDVEITAKVLEKSHKPRISIVLPVSNRHLTASLKITREQALASISETVEYATKFLTDIEFIATDATRTAEQDLLACLRAAANAGATTLVVADTVGCALPEGLRGLFQRLRREFPASVRLGIHCHNDFGLGTANSVAALEGGADQVEGTVNGLGERAGNTALEEVAMILKYHRDKLGLATNINSSQIMETSRLVREVSGVIVQPNKALVGQNAFLHAAGMHQQAMLADPLTFEPFNPEEVGGSAALEDRIIFGKFLGKNGLKRLLAMDGIELAEDQLDALVAKIRAAIERRETVSRRDMLSWARG; this comes from the coding sequence ATGCCCAGACCCGTACACTTCTACGATACAACGCTCCGAGACGGCGAACAGACCCCGTTTGTTGTCTTCTCGGTTGAGCAAAAGCTCAAAATCGCCCGTGCTTTGGCTGATTTGGGTATTGATGTGATTGAAGCTGGCTTTCCCGCCGCCGCGGAATCGGAGCAGGAGGCGATTCGGAGGATTGCGGCCGAGCTGCCCCAGACGGTTATTGCTGGACTGGCAAGATGTCGAAAGAGCGATGTCGAAATTACGGCAAAGGTTCTGGAGAAGTCACACAAGCCAAGAATTTCTATAGTCTTACCTGTATCAAACCGACATCTTACCGCCTCTTTGAAGATAACCCGAGAGCAGGCCTTGGCCTCCATTTCCGAGACAGTCGAGTATGCGACTAAGTTTTTGACAGATATTGAGTTCATCGCAACGGATGCCACTCGCACGGCAGAACAGGATCTTCTTGCGTGCTTACGGGCCGCCGCTAACGCCGGCGCCACAACGCTGGTCGTTGCAGACACTGTGGGATGCGCTCTTCCCGAGGGCTTAAGGGGCTTGTTTCAGCGATTGCGCAGGGAGTTTCCGGCATCGGTCAGGCTGGGAATCCATTGTCATAATGATTTTGGACTTGGGACAGCCAATTCGGTGGCGGCACTGGAGGGAGGAGCGGACCAAGTCGAGGGGACGGTCAACGGGTTGGGTGAGCGGGCAGGGAATACAGCCCTCGAGGAAGTTGCGATGATCCTGAAATATCATAGGGATAAACTTGGGTTAGCCACGAACATCAATTCCTCGCAAATCATGGAAACCTCGCGGCTGGTTCGGGAAGTTTCGGGAGTAATCGTGCAGCCCAACAAAGCCCTCGTGGGTCAAAATGCTTTTCTGCATGCTGCCGGTATGCACCAACAGGCGATGCTCGCCGACCCTTTAACATTTGAGCCGTTTAATCCCGAAGAAGTCGGTGGAAGTGCCGCGCTTGAAGACCGGATAATATTTGGTAAATTCTTAGGAAAAAACGGATTAAAGCGGCTGCTGGCAATGGACGGCATCGAACTCGCGGAAGATCAGTTAGATGCGTTGGTCGCGAAGATCCGTGCTGCCATCGAACGGCGGGAAACGGTCAGCCGCCGCGACATGCTGAGCTGGGCACGCGGCTAA
- a CDS encoding T9SS type A sorting domain-containing protein: protein MNRLLCFCILTVLLALNSVASAQTFTFTMRETEIEYSNGSTEYVFHGRIENLLDEERELWVSVTPIDVPDPLRAYSICTHRGCYPPDSGQRRVLETYEALQVDTGASAYVYNLGIDPETGFLDISPITGNYVLRIAAENPDDPEETIAFDLHLNEATSARPRVVPVINSAALLSSYPNPFNPETTIQYVVSNPGAVELNVFNMLGQNVATLINSPFMSSGSYNANWKAVNAQGLPLPSGSYLLELNNAGHRAVHKLVLAR, encoded by the coding sequence ATGAACCGCTTGCTTTGTTTTTGCATCTTGACAGTACTCCTTGCCTTGAATTCAGTTGCCAGCGCGCAGACGTTCACTTTTACGATGCGGGAAACGGAAATTGAGTATTCCAACGGCTCGACTGAATACGTGTTTCATGGAAGAATCGAAAATCTTCTTGACGAAGAGCGTGAGCTTTGGGTCTCCGTCACGCCAATCGACGTGCCCGATCCACTGCGCGCATATTCAATTTGCACGCATCGCGGCTGTTATCCACCTGATTCCGGCCAGCGAAGGGTTCTTGAGACGTATGAAGCGCTTCAGGTGGATACCGGAGCGAGCGCGTATGTTTACAATTTAGGAATTGATCCTGAGACCGGATTTCTCGACATTTCACCGATAACGGGGAATTATGTGTTGCGCATCGCCGCCGAGAACCCCGACGATCCTGAAGAGACAATTGCCTTTGACTTACATCTGAACGAGGCGACGTCCGCTCGCCCGCGCGTTGTGCCGGTGATCAACTCGGCAGCGTTACTCAGCAGCTATCCGAATCCATTTAACCCCGAGACGACCATTCAATACGTTGTCAGTAATCCCGGCGCGGTTGAATTGAATGTTTTTAATATGCTGGGACAGAATGTCGCGACATTGATCAACTCGCCTTTCATGAGCAGCGGAAGCTATAACGCGAACTGGAAGGCGGTCAACGCACAGGGTCTGCCGCTCCCTTCGGGAAGCTATCTGCTTGAGCTGAATAATGCGGGTCACCGCGCCGTGCATAAACTCGTATTGGCGAGATAA
- a CDS encoding threo-3-hydroxy-L-aspartate ammonia-lyase: MTEQKLPTSLDVLEAAQVLKGVAHKTPVHTSRTLDARGGAEVYLKCENFQRVGAFKFRGAYNAMSRLTFEEKNRGVITHSSGNHAQAVALVGALLSIKTVIVMPQDAPPIKLAATRGYGAEIVLYDPSRRTREEISAELKDKHGYVLIPPYDHPHIIAGQGTAALELLTDFPDLELLLVPCGGGGLLSGSALAAKHVNPNIKVVGVEPEVANDATLSWRTGTLHTVKNPPTIAEGTRTPSLGKLTFPLVRANVDDFATVSESKIIEATKFLFERMKLVVEPSGALGVAALLSGYPTPDRVGVIVSGGNLDPSVLLM, translated from the coding sequence ATGACTGAACAGAAACTCCCCACCTCTCTCGATGTCCTCGAAGCCGCGCAAGTTCTGAAGGGCGTAGCACACAAGACTCCGGTGCACACGTCACGCACACTTGACGCGCGCGGCGGCGCTGAAGTGTATCTGAAGTGTGAAAACTTTCAGCGTGTCGGTGCGTTTAAGTTTCGCGGGGCCTATAACGCGATGTCGCGTCTTACGTTCGAGGAAAAGAATCGCGGCGTCATTACGCACTCTTCCGGCAACCACGCACAAGCTGTCGCGTTGGTCGGCGCACTCTTGAGTATTAAGACTGTGATCGTTATGCCGCAGGATGCTCCGCCGATCAAACTCGCGGCCACTCGAGGCTATGGCGCGGAGATCGTATTGTATGATCCAAGCCGGCGGACGCGCGAAGAGATCTCCGCGGAGTTGAAAGACAAGCACGGCTACGTGTTGATTCCGCCTTACGATCATCCGCATATCATCGCAGGGCAAGGCACGGCCGCACTCGAACTGCTGACGGACTTTCCAGATCTTGAATTGCTGCTCGTCCCCTGCGGCGGCGGCGGCTTGTTGTCGGGGAGCGCGCTTGCCGCGAAACATGTCAATCCCAACATCAAAGTAGTTGGTGTCGAACCCGAAGTTGCTAACGATGCGACATTATCGTGGCGCACCGGCACACTGCACACGGTGAAGAATCCACCAACCATTGCCGAAGGCACCCGCACACCAAGCCTCGGCAAGCTCACGTTTCCGTTGGTGCGCGCGAATGTGGACGATTTTGCGACGGTCAGCGAATCCAAGATCATCGAAGCCACGAAGTTTCTGTTTGAACGCATGAAACTGGTCGTCGAGCCCTCAGGTGCGCTCGGTGTCGCGGCGTTGCTGTCCGGCTACCCAACACCTGACCGAGTCGGAGTCATCGTCAGCGGCGGCAACCTTGATCCAAGTGTGTTGTTGATGTGA
- a CDS encoding IPT/TIG domain-containing protein, translating to MKRSSGIVLLLASLCTIAVVQAEPSRPVPIQGPPPPVSLSVDRDARVALPWVENFENGAPGWITSGFFHVIANPQTYQVMHPTINPNLVTLPDAGNLPSAHGGNHALWYGEIATGTFVGADFDQTQPLLSGGTSQLPNAGWAITPDLDLSGLTDATLTFWTLWEVEGVDIPWFDVMYIEASTDAGASWWPVGGGQLNPLNDVNANANVGYSSGGLGMPPTWVQHSFSLAAFCGGTCWLRFRFDTVDQLYNGFRGWFIDDVRVDGAGQSSGPIITDVVPSRGQMDDIIYVHGQNFQGGASITLSGVGTESAVLSNILAQFVVPDLPEGDYDVMLMNPDGQFDVCAGCFEISPVQGPYIDFVDPNWAYPGVPTPLIIEGQNFDPSAVVTIGGIPPTDVVVVTQERITCVSPGTLGIGFHAVRVTNPDGQYDQCTGCFEVRIPESPTELVISVVGSDVHLNWRPAPWEGAEYRIYRDSNPEGLFTTLIDDVPDTFCVDHNVLNEPEEGFFYIVRAYVP from the coding sequence ATGAAGAGAAGTTCAGGGATAGTTCTTCTACTCGCTTCATTATGCACAATTGCAGTTGTGCAAGCAGAACCAAGTAGACCCGTTCCGATTCAAGGCCCGCCGCCTCCCGTGTCATTGTCCGTTGATCGGGATGCACGCGTTGCATTGCCCTGGGTTGAGAATTTCGAGAACGGCGCACCGGGTTGGATTACGAGCGGTTTCTTTCATGTGATTGCCAATCCGCAAACCTATCAAGTGATGCACCCGACCATTAACCCCAATCTGGTTACGCTGCCGGACGCGGGGAACCTGCCCAGCGCGCACGGAGGTAACCACGCGCTCTGGTATGGAGAGATTGCCACGGGCACTTTTGTCGGAGCAGATTTCGATCAAACTCAGCCGCTGCTATCCGGCGGAACTTCCCAACTACCCAACGCGGGCTGGGCTATAACCCCCGATCTGGATCTAAGCGGTCTTACGGATGCTACTTTGACGTTCTGGACATTGTGGGAAGTTGAAGGAGTGGATATTCCGTGGTTCGACGTGATGTACATAGAAGCATCAACCGATGCGGGAGCAAGTTGGTGGCCGGTTGGAGGCGGCCAACTCAATCCATTGAATGACGTCAACGCCAATGCAAACGTCGGATACAGTTCGGGTGGCCTCGGAATGCCTCCGACATGGGTTCAGCATAGCTTCTCCCTCGCGGCCTTCTGCGGCGGCACTTGCTGGCTCCGCTTCCGCTTCGACACAGTTGACCAACTCTACAATGGCTTCCGCGGCTGGTTTATAGATGACGTTAGAGTAGATGGTGCCGGTCAGTCCTCGGGACCGATCATCACAGACGTTGTTCCAAGCAGAGGCCAGATGGATGACATCATCTACGTTCACGGTCAGAATTTCCAGGGCGGGGCAAGCATCACTCTGAGCGGTGTCGGCACCGAGTCTGCGGTGCTTTCCAATATCCTTGCGCAGTTTGTCGTGCCCGATCTGCCGGAAGGAGATTATGACGTCATGCTGATGAATCCGGACGGTCAATTCGATGTTTGCGCGGGATGCTTCGAGATATCTCCTGTGCAAGGGCCGTATATTGATTTCGTGGATCCGAACTGGGCCTACCCCGGTGTTCCGACTCCTCTGATCATCGAGGGACAGAACTTCGATCCTTCCGCGGTGGTGACGATTGGGGGAATACCGCCAACGGATGTGGTTGTTGTCACCCAAGAGCGCATTACATGTGTATCTCCCGGAACTCTGGGGATAGGATTTCACGCCGTGCGCGTGACCAATCCCGACGGACAATACGATCAGTGCACCGGCTGCTTTGAAGTGCGGATTCCAGAGTCGCCGACTGAACTGGTGATCAGTGTAGTAGGTAGCGACGTTCACTTGAATTGGCGTCCGGCTCCGTGGGAAGGCGCGGAATACAGAATCTACCGCGACTCGAATCCCGAAGGGCTGTTTACAACTTTGATCGATGATGTGCCGGACACCTTCTGCGTCGACCATAACGTATTGAACGAACCCGAAGAGGGCTTCTTCTATATCGTCAGGGCGTACGTACCGTAG
- a CDS encoding T9SS type A sorting domain-containing protein: protein MGKFLFILCLCGPLFARIVYVPAQFGTIQEGLESLFVNDTLLVALGTYEEALIAPAIPFTMLGAIDSISGNWSGPFVNASNLELPDTTAALALPRFSDVRIENFGFMNSHRYCIRSWADNLTLVNCQLDSAYRWLLQVQDSIGALVDLQDCVFRNVELSGVIVRAGNMLRAKRCKFSGGEYHDPRSLVSASKSEIDSCNFSDVYGHSLLGTNRDSHRITNCTFGPAVTIPFETAVSLGRGSIEFSHNLIIDCSYGNHAVRIDSELPDSVRITDNVFIRCTGQSIGLMAAGALGLLYYPASVTHGARIQRNTFIDCAGHVTADDIWPFVGYPALIENNRFVHDSINGLPSIGGSGGPWQSMPHTMRYNFFENCGYALDGSVETDARFNYWSDPSGPFNEFAAPNGAGDTVTGPVQLAPWLTDTTAGIGADLPEVVTGIPLLASPNPFNSSVTIEYAMVREQRVRLDIHDVLGRLVETLVDEQQSIGVHSVMWNAGNHSTGLYFARLNAGGFAQSVKLLHLK from the coding sequence GTGGGAAAGTTTCTGTTCATATTATGTCTTTGCGGACCACTGTTTGCACGGATAGTATATGTTCCAGCCCAATTTGGAACCATTCAAGAGGGACTTGAAAGTCTCTTTGTAAACGATACACTCCTTGTCGCACTTGGGACATACGAGGAAGCGCTGATCGCGCCTGCAATACCTTTCACGATGCTTGGAGCAATTGATTCCATATCCGGTAATTGGAGTGGGCCATTTGTGAATGCCAGCAACCTTGAACTGCCGGATACGACAGCCGCATTGGCATTGCCTCGCTTCTCAGACGTTCGCATCGAGAATTTCGGATTCATGAATTCACACCGTTATTGTATCAGGAGCTGGGCTGACAACCTAACCCTTGTGAACTGTCAATTAGACTCTGCTTATCGGTGGCTGTTACAAGTGCAGGACAGCATAGGTGCATTAGTAGATTTGCAAGATTGTGTCTTCAGAAATGTCGAACTGTCCGGGGTAATCGTACGCGCCGGAAACATGCTGCGTGCGAAAAGGTGCAAGTTCTCGGGAGGTGAGTACCATGACCCGCGCAGTCTGGTCAGTGCGAGCAAATCTGAAATTGATTCGTGCAATTTCAGTGATGTGTATGGTCACAGTCTGCTTGGCACGAACCGCGATTCGCACAGAATCACAAATTGTACTTTTGGTCCGGCAGTTACAATCCCTTTCGAAACTGCTGTGTCATTGGGCAGAGGGTCGATTGAGTTTTCGCATAATTTGATTATTGATTGTTCTTACGGAAACCACGCTGTCAGGATAGATTCAGAGCTTCCTGATTCCGTTCGTATCACGGACAACGTTTTCATCAGATGCACGGGACAAAGTATCGGTTTGATGGCCGCTGGCGCGCTCGGATTACTCTACTACCCTGCTTCCGTTACTCATGGCGCTCGGATTCAACGGAACACTTTCATTGATTGTGCAGGTCACGTAACTGCTGATGATATTTGGCCGTTCGTCGGATATCCGGCACTTATAGAGAACAATCGCTTTGTACACGACAGCATAAATGGCCTCCCATCCATTGGCGGAAGCGGCGGTCCATGGCAATCCATGCCGCATACGATGCGCTACAATTTCTTCGAGAATTGCGGCTATGCATTGGACGGATCTGTGGAAACCGATGCGCGATTCAATTACTGGAGTGATCCAAGCGGACCGTTCAATGAATTTGCAGCTCCGAATGGGGCAGGCGATACGGTAACCGGACCAGTGCAACTTGCTCCGTGGTTGACGGACACAACGGCGGGGATCGGAGCAGATCTGCCGGAAGTGGTAACGGGCATTCCTCTTCTTGCTTCTCCCAATCCTTTCAATTCCTCGGTGACTATTGAATACGCAATGGTCCGCGAGCAGCGCGTTCGCTTGGATATCCACGATGTGCTGGGACGACTCGTGGAAACATTAGTAGACGAGCAGCAAAGCATCGGTGTGCATTCCGTGATGTGGAATGCCGGGAATCACTCAACCGGTCTTTATTTTGCGCGACTCAATGCCGGCGGTTTCGCGCAAAGCGTAAAGCTGCTGCATTTGAAGTAG